One genomic segment of Pseudomonadota bacterium includes these proteins:
- the recO gene encoding DNA repair protein RecO, whose product MQARERITLEPAYVLHGRAYRDTSRILDVFSERHGRITLFARGARGPKSKLASLLMPFRPLLLSWSGRGDAAQMTAAEPGGEALPLPARLVMSGFYLNELVIQLTTRHDPQPQLFADYAEALRRLCVDDKAEPGLRVFEKRLLASIGYGLEFTIEPASYYKFHVGEGLSEVRDTPGAYPGRCLKALQEEALDDGESLDVARRVLRQALDHCLEGRELRTRTVARSMARRGVS is encoded by the coding sequence GTGCAGGCGCGCGAACGCATCACCCTCGAGCCGGCCTACGTCCTGCACGGCCGTGCCTATCGCGACACCAGCCGCATCCTCGACGTGTTCAGCGAGCGTCACGGCCGCATCACCTTGTTTGCGCGCGGGGCCCGCGGGCCGAAGTCGAAGCTGGCGTCGCTGCTGATGCCATTTCGCCCGTTGCTGCTGTCCTGGTCGGGTCGCGGCGATGCGGCGCAGATGACCGCGGCGGAACCCGGCGGCGAAGCGTTGCCCTTGCCGGCGCGGCTCGTCATGAGCGGGTTCTATCTGAACGAGCTCGTCATTCAACTCACTACGCGCCACGATCCGCAGCCGCAGTTGTTCGCGGACTATGCCGAGGCGTTGCGCCGGCTGTGTGTGGACGACAAGGCTGAGCCTGGCCTGCGCGTCTTCGAGAAGCGCCTGCTTGCTTCCATTGGCTACGGTCTGGAATTCACAATCGAGCCGGCCAGCTACTACAAGTTTCACGTGGGCGAGGGCCTCTCCGAGGTGCGCGACACGCCCGGAGCCTACCCGGGACGCTGCCTCAAGGCACTGCAGGAAGAAGCGCTCGATGACGGCGAGTCGCTCGACGTGGCGCGCCGCGTGCTGCGCCAGGCGCTCGATCATTGTCTGGAAGGCCGCGAGCTGCGCACGCGCACGGTGGCGCGTTCGATGGCGCGGCGAGGTGTGTCATGA
- the era gene encoding GTPase Era, with protein sequence MSDSPAFRAGFAALVGRPNVGKSTLLNALVGEKLSIVTSRPQTTRHRVLGVLNRPGVQLAFVDTPGLHLGEKRALNRAMNRTAAAALADADLVVFVVEGMRFYEEDEAVLQRIREAGRQSIAVINKVDLIYPKDQLLPFTAELAGKHGFLDVVPVSAEKNVNLDRLIEVISSHLPESPELFPPEQRTDRSEDFRIAETIREKLTMELVEEVPYGIAVEIEKKSEQDGQLVIDAIIWVDRAGQKPIVIGAKGERLKRVGQKARQELNARLGRRLHLNLWVKVREDWADDARALAQLGME encoded by the coding sequence ATGTCTGATTCACCAGCATTCCGCGCGGGCTTCGCCGCCCTGGTCGGCCGTCCCAACGTCGGCAAGTCGACCTTGCTGAACGCGCTGGTCGGCGAGAAATTGTCGATCGTCACCTCGCGGCCGCAGACCACGCGGCATCGCGTGCTGGGCGTGCTCAACCGCCCCGGCGTGCAGCTCGCGTTCGTCGACACGCCCGGGCTGCATCTCGGCGAAAAGCGCGCGCTCAATCGCGCGATGAATCGCACCGCCGCCGCGGCGCTGGCCGATGCGGACCTCGTGGTGTTCGTCGTCGAGGGCATGCGTTTCTACGAGGAAGACGAAGCCGTCCTGCAGCGCATCCGCGAAGCGGGGCGCCAGTCGATCGCCGTCATCAACAAGGTCGACCTCATCTATCCCAAGGACCAGCTGCTGCCGTTCACGGCGGAGCTTGCGGGCAAACACGGCTTCCTCGACGTCGTGCCGGTGTCGGCGGAAAAGAATGTCAACCTCGACCGCCTGATCGAAGTCATCAGTTCACACCTGCCGGAATCGCCCGAGTTGTTTCCGCCCGAACAGCGCACGGATCGCAGCGAGGACTTCCGCATCGCCGAAACCATCCGCGAAAAACTCACCATGGAACTGGTGGAAGAAGTGCCGTACGGCATCGCAGTGGAAATCGAAAAGAAGAGCGAGCAGGACGGCCAGCTCGTCATCGATGCGATCATCTGGGTCGACCGCGCCGGGCAGAAACCCATCGTCATCGGCGCCAAGGGCGAGCGGCTGAAACGCGTCGGCCAGAAGGCGCGCCAGGAACTGAACGCGCGGCTCGGACGCCGCCTGCATCTCAACCTGTGGGTGAAGGTGCGCGAAGACTGGGCGGACGATGCCCGTGCGCTCGCGCAGCTCGGCATGGAGTGA